A single genomic interval of Ruminococcus sp. NK3A76 harbors:
- a CDS encoding EAL domain-containing protein, whose amino-acid sequence MFGKDAILWKKYFGLAWNEMMELAPEVGRYAIFKDSATFCLDANAKRLMGFENEPSYDMILSLIKRLKGDTSAHIAVKQLFEDSATAIGFIYEKNDLSGSNTLSLCTLNRLITTMSQTDSFSLLALIQLEEKSGRHALSDMHIYEILTVIVENVPKDSLISSLGQGKLWLYIPDFKGDEILYLTEIKKKIEAYPVTSLGKDGDGRVTFSAGCAASLSSPVQRMNTAKFTLFEAAARGLGTILAYSVDRYEDKKNEFARIEQFSNLIDSNLFRYHFQPIISAHTGEIIAYELLMRSGGGVEMYPLEILDYAKKYDRLYDIEKATFFNALHIVSENQQQFSSKKLFINSISDHILTKTDWDRLLSDYGELLEKVVIELTEQSEISDEQLDTVKNRIAFSNMELAIDDYGTGYSNTSNLLRYNPSYVKIDRQLIAGIDGNLKMQKLVSSIIEYVHSNGFAALAEGVETYSELKTMIGLGCDLIQGFYISKPKPFILYEVSDSIRDEIIKINLEFSDNIDKIYHPKNCETVDLIKITQEHYTVIFVETPQVIIEGNGRHACNINVIVKDGLECTVTLRGAFFTTDKENPLISIGSQSKVTLNIEGRNELNSKGIHVPASADLTIAGDGTLYIKTEQASAYAIGTDRYSSHGNITVLLDGHISLEANGDNSVGIGGGMNEENKTIRILSGNLNVSCSGGTCVGIGAHEGPSRIEMSDCSASVEISSAVCTGVGTLEGDADIDLENIALSTNLTGMTLCGVGSANAGTGSAELRNGRIDMMLCGRTINCLGTRNGNMDIDISHAAIKFYCEGGSISGIGDSEGDGNVHISESEVSLEFRTGDGFGLGSKNGKLDIINCRKDVRINE is encoded by the coding sequence ATGTTTGGAAAAGATGCAATACTGTGGAAAAAATATTTCGGCCTTGCATGGAACGAGATGATGGAGCTTGCCCCCGAAGTGGGCAGATATGCCATTTTTAAGGACTCTGCGACCTTCTGCCTCGATGCTAATGCAAAGCGCCTTATGGGCTTTGAGAATGAGCCGTCTTATGATATGATATTATCGCTGATAAAGCGCCTTAAGGGGGATACCTCTGCCCATATAGCCGTAAAACAGCTTTTTGAAGACAGCGCCACGGCAATAGGCTTTATCTATGAGAAAAACGACCTCAGCGGCAGTAATACACTGTCTCTGTGTACTCTTAACCGCCTTATCACGACTATGTCGCAGACGGATTCATTCTCGCTGCTCGCACTTATCCAGCTTGAAGAAAAATCGGGCAGACACGCCCTTTCGGATATGCATATCTATGAGATACTCACAGTCATAGTCGAGAATGTCCCGAAGGATTCGCTGATATCCAGCCTCGGGCAGGGTAAGCTGTGGCTCTATATCCCCGATTTCAAGGGCGATGAGATACTTTACCTCACCGAGATAAAGAAAAAGATAGAAGCCTACCCCGTCACCTCGCTCGGTAAGGACGGCGACGGCAGAGTGACCTTCTCGGCAGGCTGTGCTGCATCTCTCTCCTCGCCTGTGCAGAGAATGAATACCGCAAAATTCACCCTCTTTGAAGCAGCAGCAAGAGGTCTTGGCACTATACTTGCGTATTCTGTTGACCGCTATGAGGATAAGAAAAACGAGTTCGCCCGTATCGAGCAGTTCTCAAATCTTATCGACTCAAATCTTTTCCGCTACCACTTCCAGCCGATAATCTCTGCCCATACCGGCGAGATTATCGCTTACGAGCTGCTTATGCGCTCGGGCGGCGGTGTCGAGATGTATCCGCTTGAAATACTTGACTATGCAAAGAAATACGACAGGCTCTACGATATCGAGAAGGCTACATTCTTCAACGCCCTCCATATCGTCAGCGAGAACCAGCAGCAGTTCTCCTCAAAGAAGCTGTTTATAAATTCGATAAGCGACCATATCCTCACCAAGACCGACTGGGACAGACTGCTCTCCGACTACGGCGAGCTGCTTGAAAAGGTCGTCATAGAGCTCACCGAGCAGTCAGAGATATCCGATGAACAGCTCGATACCGTCAAGAACCGTATAGCATTCTCGAATATGGAGCTCGCAATAGACGACTACGGCACAGGCTACTCAAATACCTCTAACCTGCTGCGCTATAACCCGTCTTATGTCAAGATAGACCGCCAGCTCATAGCCGGTATCGACGGCAACCTTAAGATGCAGAAGCTCGTTTCGTCTATCATCGAGTATGTCCACAGCAACGGCTTCGCAGCCCTGGCAGAGGGCGTTGAGACTTACAGCGAGCTAAAGACCATGATAGGCCTCGGCTGTGACCTTATTCAGGGCTTCTATATCTCCAAGCCAAAGCCTTTCATACTCTATGAGGTGTCTGACAGCATAAGAGACGAGATAATCAAGATAAACCTCGAATTCTCCGATAATATCGACAAGATATACCACCCCAAGAACTGCGAGACGGTAGACCTTATAAAGATAACCCAGGAGCACTATACAGTCATATTCGTCGAGACTCCGCAGGTCATCATCGAGGGCAACGGCCGCCACGCCTGCAATATCAACGTCATCGTCAAGGACGGGCTTGAATGTACAGTCACCCTGCGTGGTGCTTTCTTCACGACGGATAAGGAAAATCCGCTGATATCCATAGGCTCGCAGAGCAAGGTCACACTCAATATCGAGGGCAGGAACGAGCTCAATTCAAAGGGTATCCACGTACCTGCATCCGCTGACCTGACTATCGCCGGCGACGGCACCCTCTATATCAAAACAGAGCAGGCGAGCGCCTACGCTATCGGCACCGACAGGTACAGCAGCCACGGCAATATCACAGTCCTTCTCGACGGCCATATCTCGCTCGAAGCAAACGGCGATAACAGCGTCGGCATCGGCGGCGGCATGAACGAGGAAAATAAGACGATAAGGATACTTTCCGGCAACCTCAATGTCTCCTGCTCGGGCGGCACCTGCGTAGGTATCGGCGCTCACGAAGGCCCTTCAAGGATAGAGATGAGCGACTGCTCGGCATCTGTCGAGATATCCTCCGCTGTATGTACCGGTGTTGGCACTCTCGAAGGCGATGCTGATATCGACCTTGAAAATATCGCATTGTCTACAAATCTCACAGGCATGACCCTCTGCGGTGTAGGCTCGGCAAATGCCGGCACAGGCAGCGCAGAGCTGCGCAACGGACGTATAGATATGATGCTTTGCGGCAGAACTATAAACTGCCTCGGCACAAGAAACGGCAATATGGATATAGACATAAGCCACGCAGCTATCAAGTTCTACTGCGAGGGCGGCAGCATCTCAGGTATAGGCGACAGCGAGGGCGACGGAAACGTGCATATCTCCGAGAGCGAGGTATCTCTCGAATTCCGCACCGGCGACGGCTTCGGCCTTGGCAGCAAGAACGGCAAGCTCGATATAATCAACTGCCGTAAGGACGTAAGGATAAACGAATAA
- a CDS encoding SGNH/GDSL hydrolase family protein → MLIKKLIPTLTAAVIAAGCLAAPVCADEPALNQFKPESGNVKYLGRSVYADDELWFGLTDSGVSFDFTGQKCVMNLMGDNAAFSEQNGARIKVYADDKVVYDKCLTEAPVETITVDFDKSGEHTVKLLKVSECANNTVLLENILVDGDSIKPSGLGSHTIEFVGDSITCGYGVDGKNQNEHFLTSTEDGTKTYAYKTAEHFNADISCVSYSGCGAISGYSGDGKQNTLNLMKDFYELVGHSYSQKGDKKIDDNKWDFSTHPELIVINIGTNDASYTKGKPERIEEFKTAYTDLIRQVRQNNPDSEILCILGLMGNDLYPSITEAVDAYKSESGDSRINCCEIDAIDSAEDGYGADYHPHEVSHERAAGTLIKKIEELYGWTDHDPAMTAHAASTDDSKAESSDSSSSGKNSVMKNPATPLIILGLGVGIMFVFKAITKSRN, encoded by the coding sequence ATGCTCATAAAAAAACTTATCCCCACCCTCACCGCCGCAGTGATAGCAGCAGGCTGCCTTGCCGCCCCCGTCTGCGCCGATGAGCCTGCTCTCAACCAGTTCAAGCCCGAGAGCGGAAACGTAAAATATTTAGGCAGAAGCGTCTACGCCGACGACGAGCTCTGGTTCGGCCTTACCGATTCGGGCGTGTCGTTCGACTTCACAGGCCAGAAATGTGTGATGAACCTCATGGGCGATAATGCCGCATTCAGCGAGCAGAACGGCGCCCGTATAAAAGTCTATGCAGACGACAAGGTGGTCTATGACAAGTGCCTTACCGAAGCCCCTGTCGAGACTATCACCGTCGATTTTGACAAGAGCGGCGAGCATACAGTAAAGCTGCTCAAAGTCTCCGAGTGCGCAAACAACACCGTGCTGCTTGAAAATATCCTGGTAGACGGCGACAGCATAAAGCCTTCAGGCCTCGGCTCCCATACGATAGAGTTTGTCGGCGATTCGATAACCTGCGGCTACGGCGTTGACGGCAAGAACCAGAACGAGCACTTCCTCACCTCGACCGAGGACGGCACAAAGACCTACGCCTATAAGACAGCCGAGCATTTCAACGCCGATATAAGCTGCGTTTCCTACAGCGGCTGCGGTGCGATATCCGGCTACAGCGGCGACGGCAAGCAGAACACCCTCAACCTCATGAAGGATTTCTACGAGCTCGTAGGACACAGCTACTCCCAGAAGGGCGACAAGAAGATAGACGACAACAAGTGGGATTTTTCTACCCACCCCGAGCTTATCGTCATAAATATCGGCACAAACGATGCCAGCTACACCAAAGGCAAGCCCGAGCGCATCGAGGAATTCAAGACCGCCTATACCGACCTTATCAGACAGGTGCGCCAAAACAACCCCGACAGCGAGATACTCTGCATCTTAGGCCTTATGGGCAATGACCTCTACCCCTCTATCACCGAGGCGGTCGATGCATATAAGAGCGAGAGCGGCGACAGCAGGATAAACTGCTGCGAGATAGATGCGATAGACTCCGCCGAGGACGGCTACGGTGCAGACTACCACCCACACGAAGTCTCCCACGAGAGAGCAGCAGGCACCCTTATCAAAAAGATCGAGGAGCTCTACGGCTGGACAGACCACGATCCGGCAATGACAGCCCATGCCGCTTCCACAGACGACAGCAAGGCAGAAAGCTCCGACAGCAGCTCGTCCGGCAAAAACAGCGTGATGAAAAACCCTGCCACCCCGTTGATAATTTTAGGTCTTGGCGTCGGCATAATGTTCGTCTTCAAAGCAATCACCAAATCAAGAAACTGA
- a CDS encoding SDR family oxidoreductase has product MKRTAIITGASSGIGRQMAIDLDLRGFDTVLVARRGERLQKLASELRHNAEVFECDLSQEQECFRLYEAFRDREDVLVLINNAGFGQLGFFDEVPLERELDMLSVNVKSVHILTKLFLKDFMARDKGYILNVASSAGLMPGGPMMSTYYATKAYVKSLTLAVNEELAQKKSRVWVCTLCPGPVDTEFNEVADCSFSISGISAEYCAKYAIRKMFERQLVIVPGTGMKAGVAASRIIPTRLFLKAANTFQTKKIK; this is encoded by the coding sequence ATGAAACGTACAGCAATAATCACCGGCGCAAGCTCGGGAATAGGAAGACAAATGGCAATAGACCTCGACCTCAGGGGCTTTGACACGGTGCTTGTGGCAAGGCGCGGCGAAAGGCTTCAGAAGCTCGCATCGGAGCTGAGACACAACGCCGAGGTCTTTGAGTGCGACCTCTCGCAGGAGCAGGAATGCTTCCGCCTGTATGAAGCCTTCAGGGACAGGGAAGATGTCCTCGTGCTGATAAATAACGCAGGCTTCGGCCAGCTCGGCTTTTTCGATGAGGTGCCGCTCGAGCGTGAGCTCGATATGCTAAGCGTCAATGTAAAAAGCGTGCATATACTCACAAAGCTCTTTTTAAAGGACTTTATGGCAAGGGATAAGGGCTATATATTAAACGTGGCCTCCTCGGCAGGCCTTATGCCCGGCGGCCCTATGATGAGCACCTACTACGCTACAAAGGCCTATGTCAAGAGCCTTACCCTCGCAGTAAACGAGGAGCTTGCTCAGAAAAAGAGCAGGGTATGGGTCTGCACGCTATGCCCCGGCCCTGTCGATACCGAATTCAATGAAGTGGCTGACTGCTCCTTCTCGATATCGGGTATCTCGGCTGAGTATTGTGCAAAGTATGCAATAAGAAAAATGTTTGAAAGACAGCTCGTGATAGTACCCGGCACAGGCATGAAGGCAGGAGTAGCTGCGAGCCGTATTATCCCGACACGGCTGTTTCTTAAGGCTGCCAATACCTTCCAGACAAAGAAAATTAAATAA
- a CDS encoding PBSX family phage terminase large subunit codes for MSRHKLFYSPKQKLLLNWWRDPSFKKYDAVLCDGSVRSGKTMAMSQSFLIWSMTRYNGRNFALCGKTVTSLRRNVIDPLIAFARKMNYTVDVKASKNYFDVSRGLCKNRYYLFGGKDESSASLIQGITLAGVLLDEAALMPRSFIEQAIARCSVSGSKLWLNCNPDSSAHWLKREWIDKRHEKNLLYLTFTLDDNPSLSRAIKERYHRLYSGVFYERFVLGHWVSAEGLVYPMFDRKLSVTDTLPEGMTRFAVSCDYGTVNPTSMGLWGESGGVWYRINEYYYDSRREGIRRTDEEHYKALEHLCAGRDIERIIVDPSAASFIECIRRHDRFKVTTAKNDVLAGIGRVSDALLSGGIRFHSSCADTLREFSLYRWDGTGRDVPLKENDHAMDDIRYFVSEYLRAKEDSFFVIALER; via the coding sequence ATGAGCAGGCATAAGCTCTTTTATTCCCCCAAGCAGAAGCTGCTTCTCAACTGGTGGCGGGATCCTTCATTCAAAAAGTACGATGCCGTGCTCTGCGACGGCTCAGTCAGAAGCGGCAAGACGATGGCTATGTCGCAGTCCTTCCTCATATGGTCCATGACACGCTACAACGGGCGCAATTTCGCACTCTGCGGCAAGACGGTCACATCGCTTCGCCGCAACGTCATCGACCCTCTCATCGCCTTTGCAAGGAAGATGAACTACACCGTCGATGTCAAGGCATCAAAGAACTACTTCGATGTCTCCCGTGGCCTTTGCAAAAACCGCTACTACCTTTTCGGCGGCAAGGACGAATCCTCCGCATCACTTATCCAGGGTATCACGCTTGCCGGCGTGCTGCTCGACGAGGCCGCACTAATGCCGAGGAGCTTCATAGAGCAGGCGATAGCACGCTGCTCTGTTTCAGGCTCGAAGCTCTGGCTGAACTGTAACCCCGACAGCAGCGCCCACTGGCTCAAACGTGAGTGGATAGACAAAAGACATGAGAAAAACCTTCTCTACCTCACCTTTACGCTCGATGACAACCCCTCTCTTTCCCGGGCGATAAAGGAGCGCTACCACAGGCTCTACAGCGGCGTTTTCTATGAACGCTTCGTGCTTGGGCATTGGGTCAGCGCCGAAGGGCTTGTCTACCCGATGTTTGACCGAAAGCTCTCAGTTACGGATACTCTCCCCGAGGGCATGACACGCTTTGCCGTCAGCTGTGACTATGGCACAGTCAACCCCACCAGTATGGGGCTCTGGGGCGAGAGCGGCGGTGTGTGGTACAGGATAAATGAGTACTACTACGACTCACGCAGAGAAGGCATTCGCCGCACAGATGAGGAGCACTACAAAGCCCTCGAACACCTCTGCGCCGGACGTGATATCGAAAGGATAATAGTCGATCCGTCAGCAGCGTCGTTTATCGAATGTATAAGGCGGCATGACCGTTTCAAAGTCACCACGGCGAAAAACGACGTGCTCGCTGGTATCGGCCGTGTCTCAGACGCTCTGCTATCAGGCGGTATAAGGTTTCATTCCTCCTGCGCCGACACTCTCAGGGAATTCTCCCTCTACCGCTGGGACGGCACAGGCCGTGACGTGCCTCTTAAGGAGAACGATCACGCAATGGACGATATCCGCTACTTCGTGTCGGAATACTTAAGAGCTAAGGAAGACAGCTTCTTTGTAATTGCCCTTGAAAGGTAG
- a CDS encoding NPXTG-anchored protein — translation MKLRKIFAGMSALAIAATMSISAAAETGDTFLMVADNGWAYSNMNKDPDFALPEGGTTAKVTEDGTYTVDVTLDGMVAWMNKVAKAENPDAKEVVVDQKGYGFEVLCVDIEGLAEKLGCSTGEDAWDDYCTDTLGIKPKKATSADKMAYAKSTGLNITDLTLTCDGTEVYKFADGEFYFGDIEGNGKIRIELFNKYGSSLTDAPDAVKDWAANNPVEYEKAEVTFTITGVNGSADDGAADDGSADDGTTDDGAADDGATDDGATDDGTTDDGATDDGSTATAGGSDSGTTTTGGDTAAAGSTAGTTTGTGTAAATGNTSTGASAGLALAGLALAGAAVVISKKR, via the coding sequence ATGAAACTTAGAAAGATCTTTGCAGGTATGTCTGCACTTGCTATAGCAGCTACTATGTCTATCTCCGCAGCTGCTGAGACAGGTGATACATTCCTTATGGTCGCTGATAACGGCTGGGCATACTCAAACATGAATAAGGATCCCGATTTTGCTCTTCCCGAGGGCGGTACAACAGCTAAGGTAACAGAAGACGGCACATATACCGTTGACGTTACACTTGACGGCATGGTAGCTTGGATGAACAAGGTTGCCAAGGCTGAGAACCCCGACGCTAAGGAAGTAGTAGTTGACCAGAAGGGCTACGGCTTTGAGGTTCTCTGCGTTGATATCGAAGGTCTTGCTGAGAAGCTCGGCTGCTCCACAGGCGAGGACGCTTGGGATGATTACTGCACCGATACACTCGGTATCAAGCCCAAGAAGGCTACATCTGCCGACAAGATGGCATATGCTAAGAGCACAGGCCTCAACATCACAGACCTTACACTTACCTGCGACGGCACAGAGGTTTACAAGTTTGCTGACGGCGAGTTCTACTTCGGTGATATCGAGGGCAACGGCAAGATCAGAATCGAGCTGTTCAATAAGTACGGTTCTTCCTTGACAGACGCTCCCGACGCTGTAAAGGACTGGGCTGCAAATAACCCTGTTGAGTACGAGAAGGCTGAGGTAACATTCACTATCACAGGCGTTAACGGCTCTGCTGACGACGGTGCTGCTGATGACGGCTCTGCTGACGACGGCACAACAGATGACGGCGCTGCTGATGACGGTGCAACAGACGACGGTGCAACAGATGACGGCACAACAGATGACGGCGCTACAGATGACGGCTCTACAGCTACAGCAGGCGGCTCAGATTCCGGCACAACAACAACAGGCGGTGACACAGCTGCTGCAGGCTCAACAGCAGGTACAACAACAGGTACAGGCACAGCTGCTGCTACAGGCAACACATCTACAGGTGCTTCCGCAGGTCTTGCTCTCGCAGGTCTTGCTCTTGCAGGCGCAGCAGTAGTTATCTCCAAGAAGAGATAA
- the coaD gene encoding pantetheine-phosphate adenylyltransferase, with amino-acid sequence MRIAVCPGSFDPVTLGHLDIIERASNLFDKVIVLVSFNPAKNKAVFSVNERMEMIQKVTSHLENTVVDCYSGLLADYLKMTGASAIVKGLRAVSDFEYEFQMALANKKLYSGAETVFLTTRGENMYLSSSLVKELASFGGEIADFVSPEIHDFIYERLTGKKEQN; translated from the coding sequence ATGCGTATTGCAGTCTGTCCGGGCAGCTTTGACCCGGTAACGCTCGGTCACCTCGATATCATCGAGCGTGCATCGAACCTTTTTGATAAGGTGATAGTGCTCGTTTCCTTCAACCCTGCCAAGAATAAGGCGGTGTTCTCGGTAAATGAGCGTATGGAAATGATACAGAAGGTGACATCTCACCTTGAAAATACAGTAGTTGACTGCTACAGCGGCCTGCTTGCAGACTATCTGAAAATGACCGGTGCTTCGGCTATCGTCAAGGGTCTGAGGGCTGTGTCGGACTTTGAGTATGAGTTTCAGATGGCGCTTGCCAACAAAAAGCTCTACAGCGGCGCTGAGACGGTGTTTTTAACTACCCGTGGAGAGAATATGTACCTCTCATCGAGCTTAGTCAAGGAGCTTGCGTCCTTCGGCGGCGAGATAGCGGATTTTGTGTCGCCTGAGATACACGACTTTATCTACGAGCGTCTGACAGGCAAAAAGGAACAAAATTAA
- the rsmD gene encoding 16S rRNA (guanine(966)-N(2))-methyltransferase RsmD, translating to MRVITGSARGRKLKTPEGSDVRPTSDLVKESIYSIIQFDVPGADVLDLFAGSGQLGIEALSRGANHCVFVDKRAESIALVRENVMACGFLKQSRILTSDSCDYLLTAKKGFDIALLDPPYNQGLIEKAMERLPDKMNEGGIVVCEHEKELTLPDEFGSLKLHKRYKYGKIGLTVYKKPVSEEE from the coding sequence ATGAGAGTTATTACGGGCTCTGCAAGAGGCAGAAAGCTCAAGACCCCGGAGGGCAGCGATGTCAGGCCTACCTCCGACCTGGTGAAGGAGTCGATCTATTCCATTATCCAGTTCGATGTTCCCGGCGCTGATGTGCTCGACCTCTTTGCAGGCAGCGGCCAGCTCGGTATAGAAGCCCTCAGCCGTGGCGCAAATCACTGCGTCTTCGTTGATAAAAGGGCTGAGTCTATCGCACTGGTAAGGGAAAATGTTATGGCCTGCGGTTTTCTGAAGCAGTCGAGGATACTTACCTCAGACAGCTGCGACTACCTGCTCACAGCCAAGAAGGGCTTTGATATAGCGCTTCTTGACCCGCCCTATAACCAGGGGCTTATAGAAAAGGCTATGGAGCGCCTGCCTGATAAGATGAACGAGGGCGGCATAGTCGTGTGCGAGCATGAAAAGGAGCTGACACTCCCTGATGAGTTCGGCTCGTTAAAACTCCACAAAAGATATAAATACGGCAAGATAGGCCTTACAGTCTATAAAAAGCCCGTATCAGAAGAAGAATAA
- a CDS encoding terminase small subunit codes for MLISKKPRLPPETVERFCLELFSCCSPREAARRTGIDESAGIRLSLSRRVQKRLAKYYASREYTLMRAREGLERIAFGRVNDAVELALSGDEENYSRFDGADLFSVSEIKRVKGGGVEIKFFDRLKAIEQLVSLDERIRGISEGDEFVRAFEQAAQEGDVDEQA; via the coding sequence ATGCTTATATCAAAAAAGCCACGCCTTCCGCCCGAGACTGTCGAGCGCTTCTGTCTGGAGCTTTTCTCCTGCTGCTCGCCCCGTGAGGCTGCACGCCGCACGGGTATAGATGAGAGCGCAGGCATACGGCTCTCGCTCTCACGCAGGGTGCAAAAGCGCCTTGCTAAATACTACGCTTCCCGTGAGTATACGCTCATGCGTGCAAGGGAAGGCCTTGAACGTATCGCCTTTGGCCGTGTCAATGACGCAGTCGAGCTCGCCCTCTCAGGCGATGAGGAGAACTACTCACGCTTTGACGGCGCCGACCTTTTCTCAGTTTCCGAGATAAAGCGTGTCAAGGGCGGCGGTGTCGAGATAAAGTTCTTTGACCGCCTTAAGGCTATCGAGCAGCTTGTCTCGCTTGATGAGCGTATCCGTGGCATATCCGAGGGTGATGAATTTGTTAGAGCCTTTGAGCAGGCAGCGCAGGAGGGTGATGTCGATGAGCAGGCATAA